A genomic window from Desulfopila inferna includes:
- the nifK gene encoding nitrogenase molybdenum-iron protein subunit beta, which translates to MLLRHTPTEIKERKALMINPAKTCQPIGAMYAALGIKGCLPHSHGSQGCCAYHRSTLTRHYKEPISAATSSFTEGASVFGGQANLLQAIENIFTVYEPEVIAVHTTCLSETIGDDLPQIFNKAEKENKIPKGKTVLGAPTPSYVGSHVTGFSNMVKAMAVLAEPSARKNGKINIIPGWVEPSDMEEIKRLCTLVGTRINMFPDTSGVLDTPLTGKYSMFPKGGASIADIRDSGSGIGTLALGEWCSADAARLLDSKCKVPCSVLDMPFGLKATDRFIDILRTVAGTSVPDEIAVERGKLVDMISDMHQYFYGKKVALAGDPDQLISMTEFLVSIDMHPVHIVSGTSGKKFEKRIKEITAEMECEVNVKAGGDLFLFHQWIKNEGVDLIIGNSYCKYIARDEDLPLVRWGFPILDRQGHQHFPTVGYKGGLRLLEQILGALLDRRDRDDPEESFELVL; encoded by the coding sequence ATGTTACTACGACATACACCAACAGAAATCAAAGAGCGTAAAGCGCTGATGATAAACCCGGCAAAGACATGCCAACCCATCGGGGCCATGTACGCAGCTCTCGGAATCAAAGGCTGCCTGCCTCACAGCCACGGCTCACAGGGATGTTGCGCCTATCATCGCAGCACATTAACCCGCCACTACAAAGAACCGATATCGGCCGCAACCAGTTCCTTCACCGAAGGCGCCTCTGTTTTCGGAGGTCAGGCCAATCTCTTACAGGCCATCGAAAATATATTCACGGTCTACGAGCCTGAGGTAATCGCTGTTCACACCACCTGTCTTTCCGAGACTATCGGAGACGATCTGCCCCAGATTTTCAACAAGGCTGAAAAGGAGAACAAGATTCCCAAAGGCAAGACGGTCCTGGGTGCGCCGACACCGAGTTATGTAGGTTCCCATGTCACAGGCTTCTCCAATATGGTAAAAGCCATGGCCGTGTTGGCAGAACCCTCGGCTCGTAAAAACGGGAAAATCAACATCATTCCCGGATGGGTGGAACCTTCCGACATGGAAGAAATCAAACGGCTCTGCACACTTGTCGGCACCAGAATCAATATGTTTCCAGATACTTCAGGAGTTCTCGATACTCCTCTCACCGGCAAGTACTCCATGTTTCCAAAGGGAGGTGCATCTATTGCAGACATCAGGGACAGCGGCAGCGGTATCGGCACTTTGGCCCTGGGAGAATGGTGCTCCGCGGACGCGGCAAGGCTTCTCGACAGCAAATGCAAAGTGCCATGCTCGGTACTCGACATGCCCTTCGGTCTCAAGGCAACCGATCGATTTATCGACATCCTTAGAACAGTTGCCGGCACCTCGGTACCTGACGAGATCGCTGTGGAACGTGGCAAACTGGTCGATATGATCTCCGATATGCACCAGTATTTCTACGGCAAGAAGGTGGCACTGGCCGGAGATCCTGATCAGCTGATTTCGATGACGGAATTTCTGGTTTCCATCGACATGCACCCGGTCCATATCGTCAGTGGAACCTCGGGAAAGAAATTCGAAAAACGGATTAAAGAGATCACCGCGGAAATGGAATGCGAGGTTAACGTCAAGGCAGGCGGAGATTTGTTTTTGTTTCATCAGTGGATCAAAAACGAAGGAGTAGACCTCATCATAGGCAACAGTTATTGCAAATATATCGCCAGAGACGAGGATCTTCCCTTGGTGCGATGGGGTTTTCCCATACTTGACAGACAAGGTCATCAGCATTTTCCCACGGTTGGCTACAAAGGAGGGTTGCGCCTGCTGGAACAAATTCTGGGCGCCCTGCTCGACCGCAGGGATCGTGACGATCCAGAAGAAAGTTTTGAACTGGTTTTATAA
- the nifA gene encoding nif-specific transcriptional activator NifA, which produces MNSVDFRGVRAGTETQGLELLALHRITELIGNAADLEMTLESILEVVNETLKMQRATLLLYDTVRGSLVITASCGLSEAEEVRGVYKPDEGVIGQIFRTRSPFVVPDIKSEPLFLNRTGARNAVSRDKVSFLGVPVMVSGGPAGVLTVDRLFGDDVSFEEDIRFLTVLATLMAQFITLHREIGKKEARLVEENRSLKAKIHRIHDGHFIIGHSKPMQEVFGIIDKISKSDATALLLGESGTGKELVARAIHESSERKSRAFIKINCAALPETLLESELFGHEKGAFTGAHATRPGRFELADSGSIFLDEIGEMPLSLQAKILRVLQERQFERLGGTRTFKVDVRVVAATNVSLEDAVARGKFRADLYYRLNVVPILLPPLRQRKDDIPLLFNHFLLKSNQRNGKDVKMTSELLDFLMSYSWPGNVREMQNLVERMVILAEGERVTLKDLPPNIRHGGRRKVAVEGNVPFLGNVERVESSSGRSLSQIEREEIESALMRNGWVQARAARELGLTQRQMGYRIKKYGLSRYGSFR; this is translated from the coding sequence ATGAATTCTGTCGACTTCAGGGGGGTACGGGCCGGAACGGAAACGCAGGGATTGGAGTTGCTGGCCCTTCATAGAATAACGGAACTTATCGGCAATGCGGCTGATCTGGAGATGACTCTGGAAAGTATTCTTGAGGTTGTCAACGAAACGCTGAAAATGCAGAGAGCCACGTTGTTGCTCTACGACACGGTTAGAGGAAGCCTTGTCATTACTGCATCGTGCGGCCTTTCGGAGGCTGAAGAGGTACGGGGAGTCTATAAGCCTGATGAAGGTGTGATCGGGCAGATTTTCAGGACCCGTTCGCCTTTTGTGGTGCCGGATATTAAGAGCGAGCCGCTTTTTCTCAACAGAACCGGGGCGAGAAACGCGGTATCGCGCGACAAGGTTTCTTTCCTTGGGGTCCCGGTAATGGTGAGCGGCGGTCCTGCCGGTGTTCTGACGGTCGATCGTCTGTTTGGAGATGATGTGTCTTTTGAAGAAGATATTCGTTTTCTAACGGTTCTTGCTACTTTGATGGCTCAATTTATTACCCTGCACAGGGAGATTGGAAAAAAAGAGGCAAGGCTTGTGGAGGAGAACAGGTCGCTCAAGGCGAAAATACACCGTATTCATGACGGACATTTTATCATCGGCCACTCAAAGCCCATGCAGGAGGTTTTCGGTATTATCGATAAGATATCGAAAAGCGACGCCACCGCCCTGCTGCTCGGAGAGTCAGGAACGGGTAAGGAGCTTGTAGCCCGGGCGATCCATGAGAGCAGTGAGAGGAAAAGCCGGGCTTTTATTAAAATTAACTGTGCCGCATTGCCGGAGACGCTGCTTGAGAGCGAGCTTTTCGGTCATGAGAAGGGTGCCTTTACCGGAGCTCATGCCACCAGGCCGGGAAGGTTTGAGCTGGCGGACAGCGGCTCGATTTTCCTTGATGAAATAGGAGAGATGCCGCTCTCTCTGCAGGCTAAGATTTTGCGCGTCCTTCAGGAGAGGCAGTTTGAGCGCTTAGGGGGGACCAGGACTTTCAAGGTTGACGTGCGTGTGGTTGCCGCCACAAATGTCAGTCTTGAGGATGCCGTTGCTCGTGGGAAGTTTCGGGCGGATTTGTATTACCGTCTCAATGTTGTGCCAATCCTGTTGCCGCCGCTGCGACAGCGAAAGGATGACATTCCCCTGTTGTTCAATCACTTCCTGCTGAAGAGCAATCAGAGAAACGGCAAGGATGTGAAGATGACATCTGAACTCCTTGATTTTCTGATGAGCTACAGTTGGCCCGGCAATGTGCGCGAGATGCAGAATCTGGTCGAACGTATGGTGATCCTGGCTGAGGGGGAGCGCGTTACCCTTAAGGATCTGCCCCCTAATATCCGGCACGGCGGGAGGCGCAAGGTCGCTGTCGAGGGAAATGTGCCTTTCTTGGGAAATGTTGAGCGGGTGGAGTCGTCCTCGGGCAGATCCCTTTCGCAGATTGAGCGCGAGGAGATTGAATCTGCTTTGATGCGCAACGGCTGGGTCCAGGCCAGGGCCGCCCGGGAACTCGGGCTGACTCAGCGGCAGATGGGCTATCGTATCAAAAAATACGGCCTGAGTCGATATGGCTCCTTTCGTTAA
- the nifD gene encoding nitrogenase molybdenum-iron protein alpha chain, with translation MGKAHKLVQWDPHNVKEKLLEKYPPKVARKRAKQIMINEALENTTPEIVANVRTIPGIITMRGCTYAGCKGVIMGPTSDIVNLAHGPIGCGFYAWLTRRNQTDAKNDTNSNYITYCMSTDMHDSDIIFGGEKKLAAAIQEAYDIFHPKAIAVFATCPVGLIGDDIHAVARNMKEKFGDCNVFAFSCEGYKGVSQSAGHHIANNQVFTHVVGSSTTEKNQKFKINLLGEYNIGGDGFEIDRILEKCGITNISTFSGNATYDKFASANQADLSCVMCHRSINYVADMLETKYGIPWIKINFVGAEATAKSLRKIATYFNDQELIDRVEAVIAEEMVAVSEVQKEVYPRTVDKTAMLFVGGSRAHHYQELFKELGMKTISAGYEFGHRDDYEGRDVIPFLKTDADSRNIEEIHVEPDPELFQPRKTAEELAALKKAGVEFKSYDGLNPVMDNGTIVVDDLNQYEAEKLVQLMKPDLFCAGIKEKFSIQKLGVPMKQLHSYDSGGPYAGFAGATNFYREIDRLVNSKVWNYLKAPWQEKPELSATYVWE, from the coding sequence ATGGGAAAAGCACACAAACTGGTGCAGTGGGATCCGCACAACGTCAAGGAAAAACTACTGGAGAAATATCCTCCTAAAGTTGCCCGCAAACGCGCCAAACAGATAATGATCAACGAGGCACTGGAAAACACCACTCCGGAGATTGTTGCCAATGTCCGCACTATCCCCGGCATAATCACCATGCGCGGCTGCACTTACGCCGGCTGCAAAGGTGTTATTATGGGACCGACTAGTGATATCGTCAATCTGGCCCACGGCCCGATCGGCTGCGGTTTCTATGCCTGGCTGACCAGAAGGAATCAGACCGATGCCAAAAACGACACCAATTCCAACTACATCACATACTGCATGTCCACCGACATGCATGACTCAGATATTATTTTCGGAGGAGAGAAAAAACTGGCAGCGGCTATCCAGGAGGCCTATGACATTTTTCATCCTAAAGCTATTGCAGTTTTTGCAACCTGCCCTGTGGGTCTTATCGGCGACGACATTCATGCCGTTGCCAGGAACATGAAGGAGAAATTCGGCGACTGCAATGTTTTTGCTTTCAGCTGCGAAGGCTACAAGGGCGTGTCACAGTCGGCTGGCCACCATATTGCCAACAATCAAGTATTTACGCATGTAGTTGGCAGCAGCACCACAGAGAAAAACCAAAAATTCAAAATAAACCTGCTCGGCGAATACAATATCGGCGGCGATGGCTTCGAGATCGACCGTATTCTTGAAAAATGCGGCATTACCAACATTTCGACATTTTCCGGAAACGCCACCTATGACAAATTTGCCTCGGCCAATCAGGCCGATCTCAGCTGTGTCATGTGCCATCGCTCCATCAATTATGTCGCTGACATGCTGGAGACGAAATACGGCATTCCCTGGATCAAAATTAATTTTGTAGGTGCTGAAGCTACGGCCAAATCACTTCGCAAAATCGCCACCTATTTCAATGACCAGGAACTTATCGATAGAGTCGAAGCCGTTATCGCAGAGGAAATGGTCGCGGTTAGCGAAGTTCAAAAGGAGGTTTATCCGAGAACCGTCGATAAAACAGCCATGCTCTTTGTGGGCGGCTCCCGCGCCCATCATTACCAGGAGCTCTTCAAGGAACTGGGAATGAAAACCATTTCGGCCGGATATGAGTTCGGTCACCGCGACGATTACGAGGGACGTGATGTCATCCCTTTCCTGAAAACCGACGCCGACAGCCGCAATATCGAGGAAATACACGTCGAGCCGGATCCGGAGCTTTTTCAGCCGCGAAAGACCGCAGAAGAGCTGGCGGCCCTGAAAAAGGCCGGTGTCGAATTTAAATCCTACGACGGTCTCAATCCGGTGATGGATAACGGCACCATCGTAGTCGACGACCTTAACCAGTACGAGGCCGAGAAACTGGTACAGCTCATGAAGCCTGATCTCTTCTGCGCCGGCATCAAGGAGAAATTCTCCATCCAGAAACTCGGCGTGCCAATGAAGCAGCTGCACAGCTACGACTCGGGCGGCCCCTATGCCGGTTTTGCGGGGGCAACCAATTTCTACAGGGAAATCGACAGGCTGGTCAACAGCAAGGTCTGGAATTATCTGAAAGCACCCTGGCAGGAAAAGCCGGAGCTCTCAGCCACCTATGTCTGGGAATAA
- a CDS encoding (2Fe-2S) ferredoxin domain-containing protein, producing MAIPERLLLLCQSFRAKGDPRGICHKQTEGFLQYIEEEILDRGLDMQVIATSCLKQCESGPIMVIQPDNWWFKNIDSEEAVDIVLNGLEDGNPPKDYLIG from the coding sequence ATGGCAATACCGGAAAGACTGCTGCTTCTCTGTCAGAGCTTTAGAGCCAAGGGTGATCCAAGGGGCATCTGCCACAAGCAAACGGAAGGTTTTCTGCAGTACATCGAAGAAGAAATCCTTGATCGAGGTCTTGATATGCAAGTGATTGCCACCAGCTGTCTCAAACAATGCGAATCAGGTCCGATTATGGTCATTCAGCCGGACAACTGGTGGTTTAAGAACATTGACAGCGAAGAGGCTGTCGATATCGTCCTGAACGGCCTCGAAGACGGCAATCCGCCGAAAGATTACCTCATCGGCTGA
- a CDS encoding P-II family nitrogen regulator, with protein MMIMIRAIVRPEKADNVLAALMDAGFPAVTKYSVTGRGKQRGIKIGEVTYDEIPKTMLMSVIKKSDRDFAIDTIMDAARSGKKGAFGDGKIFVTDVEDVYTISSGIKEDKATAEETA; from the coding sequence ATGATGATCATGATCAGAGCCATTGTACGACCGGAAAAAGCCGACAACGTCCTGGCCGCTCTCATGGATGCCGGTTTCCCGGCCGTAACCAAATATTCTGTCACCGGCCGCGGCAAACAGCGCGGTATTAAAATCGGAGAAGTCACCTATGACGAAATACCCAAAACCATGCTGATGAGCGTCATCAAAAAAAGCGACAGGGATTTTGCCATCGACACTATCATGGATGCGGCCCGTTCCGGAAAGAAGGGAGCTTTCGGTGACGGCAAAATATTTGTCACCGATGTGGAGGATGTCTACACGATCAGCTCCGGAATCAAGGAAGATAAGGCAACAGCGGAGGAAACGGCATGA
- a CDS encoding GNAT family N-acetyltransferase, giving the protein MVLSFRPADQKDIPQLVALLQQLCAIETDFQFSAERQQRGLDLLLSTDSAVIMVACINDCIVGMVTGQLVISTAEGNPSALIEDLIVTTENRGCGIGGQLLKEIGGWAAGYGASRLQLLADRDNRRGLVFYGSGGWQQTRLICLRKYHSSLT; this is encoded by the coding sequence ATGGTTCTTTCTTTTCGACCCGCTGATCAGAAAGACATTCCTCAACTGGTCGCGCTGCTGCAACAGCTTTGTGCCATAGAAACGGATTTTCAGTTTTCTGCGGAGCGCCAGCAGCGCGGCCTGGACCTTTTGCTCAGCACAGATTCAGCCGTTATCATGGTGGCCTGCATAAACGACTGTATTGTGGGCATGGTCACCGGCCAGCTGGTTATTTCTACCGCAGAAGGAAACCCGAGCGCTCTCATCGAGGATCTCATCGTTACCACGGAAAACAGAGGCTGCGGTATCGGCGGACAACTGCTTAAAGAAATAGGTGGTTGGGCCGCCGGCTATGGCGCCTCTCGCCTGCAGCTCCTCGCTGATCGCGACAATCGCCGGGGGCTTGTTTTTTACGGCAGCGGCGGATGGCAACAGACCAGGCTTATCTGTTTACGGAAATATCACTCTAGCCTTACCTGA
- a CDS encoding NifB/NifX family molybdenum-iron cluster-binding protein, which produces MTNTVFSKHYRPCFREAPATGTIVHLPAAPQLVFRTRFSAPPPAKCSCLTAGEALTLLEKRMDEENGQVAMAAITGPGDPLATPANTLEIIRRIKGRYPRLPVGLLTLGMGSSRLAGDLAHSGVEYVEIKVEGVRCSVIEKLFAWIRPGSKTLKLADAADMLLKEQRHGVSALKFHGISVTILTTLYPGCNIDHVSLVSAEMMELGADAISLVPYSSEPQTEVDLEDPSAEEIAGAVLRAGACLPVVPSLLYRKPQESATFEWQSYQTVQFPTGEQPNVAVASSNGIEIDLHLGHAKQFLIYGRRGDGLACLLETRNASEPGSGSGRWRQAAEILKDCRILLTAGIGENPRRILTEKGLKVIVTDENIEDMVDAIYGSGKKNKEK; this is translated from the coding sequence ATGACCAACACTGTTTTTTCAAAGCACTATCGTCCCTGCTTCCGGGAAGCACCGGCGACAGGCACTATCGTCCACCTTCCTGCCGCGCCGCAGCTCGTATTCCGCACCAGGTTTTCCGCCCCTCCACCGGCGAAGTGCAGCTGTCTTACCGCGGGAGAGGCGCTTACACTGCTGGAGAAGCGGATGGATGAGGAAAACGGTCAGGTGGCAATGGCGGCCATTACCGGTCCCGGCGATCCTCTGGCGACACCCGCCAACACACTGGAAATAATACGGCGGATCAAAGGCCGATACCCTCGACTACCGGTCGGACTGCTCACTCTGGGAATGGGCAGCAGCAGACTGGCAGGCGATCTTGCACATTCCGGAGTGGAATATGTTGAAATTAAAGTTGAGGGCGTGCGCTGTTCTGTCATTGAGAAACTTTTTGCCTGGATTCGACCCGGCTCAAAAACCCTCAAACTTGCAGATGCCGCTGATATGTTGCTCAAGGAGCAGCGTCATGGTGTTTCCGCTCTAAAATTCCACGGCATCTCAGTGACGATTCTGACTACGCTCTATCCGGGCTGCAACATTGACCATGTCTCCCTGGTCAGTGCCGAAATGATGGAGCTGGGAGCTGATGCCATATCCCTGGTTCCCTATTCCTCAGAGCCGCAAACAGAAGTGGATCTTGAAGACCCCTCTGCAGAGGAGATTGCCGGGGCAGTTCTTCGGGCAGGAGCTTGCCTCCCGGTTGTCCCTTCGCTTCTTTATCGAAAACCACAAGAATCGGCAACTTTCGAATGGCAAAGTTACCAAACTGTACAGTTTCCGACTGGCGAACAGCCGAATGTCGCAGTAGCCAGCTCCAACGGTATTGAGATAGATCTTCACCTGGGGCATGCCAAGCAATTTTTAATCTATGGACGCCGCGGCGACGGACTCGCCTGTCTTCTGGAAACACGCAATGCTTCCGAACCCGGCTCCGGTTCCGGTCGCTGGCGGCAGGCAGCCGAAATCCTCAAGGACTGCCGTATCCTTTTAACAGCCGGCATCGGCGAAAACCCACGCAGGATCCTGACCGAAAAGGGCCTGAAGGTAATTGTAACCGATGAGAATATTGAAGACATGGTGGATGCCATCTACGGCAGCGGCAAGAAGAACAAGGAGAAATGA
- a CDS encoding P-II family nitrogen regulator: MKKIEAIIKPFKLEGVKEALNDLGITGMTVSEVKGYGRQKGHKEIYRGAEYQVEFNPKTKIELVVTEDIADKVVMTIRDAANSNKIGDGKIFVLPVENVVRIRTGESGEDAV, from the coding sequence ATGAAAAAAATAGAGGCGATTATAAAACCCTTCAAGCTCGAAGGCGTAAAGGAGGCACTGAACGATCTCGGTATTACGGGAATGACGGTCTCCGAAGTAAAAGGATATGGGAGACAGAAGGGCCATAAGGAAATCTACCGGGGAGCGGAGTATCAGGTAGAATTTAATCCTAAGACGAAAATTGAACTGGTTGTCACGGAAGACATTGCCGACAAGGTGGTGATGACTATCCGTGATGCTGCCAATTCCAATAAAATTGGAGACGGTAAAATATTTGTCCTGCCCGTTGAAAATGTTGTGAGAATTCGGACCGGTGAAAGCGGCGAGGATGCCGTGTAA
- the nifH gene encoding nitrogenase iron protein — MRKVAIYGKGGIGKSTTTQNTVAGLAEMGRKVMVVGCDPKADSTRLLLGGLAQKSVLDTLREEGEDVELDNIRKAGFGGSWAVESGGPEPGVGCAGRGIITSINMLESLGAYDESEGLDYAFYDVLGDVVCGGFAMPIRDGKAEEIYIVCSGEMMAMYAANNICKGIMKYAQSGGVRLGGLICNSRNVDNEKEMIEELAKKIGTQMIYFVPRDNDVQRAEINRKTVIEWKPDAAQAEEYRGLAKAIDGNTTFVIPKPLEIEELEQLLLDFGLLAA, encoded by the coding sequence ATGAGAAAGGTCGCTATCTACGGCAAAGGCGGTATCGGAAAATCCACAACCACACAGAATACTGTGGCTGGTCTTGCGGAAATGGGCAGAAAGGTAATGGTGGTGGGCTGTGATCCGAAAGCGGACTCAACCCGCCTGCTTCTCGGAGGTCTGGCACAAAAATCCGTTCTCGACACCTTGCGGGAAGAAGGTGAAGATGTCGAACTCGACAATATCAGAAAAGCCGGCTTCGGCGGTTCGTGGGCTGTCGAGTCCGGGGGACCGGAGCCGGGAGTCGGCTGCGCCGGCCGCGGCATCATAACCTCAATCAACATGCTTGAATCTTTGGGCGCCTATGATGAAAGCGAAGGGCTCGATTATGCCTTCTACGATGTTTTAGGCGATGTGGTCTGCGGTGGATTCGCCATGCCGATCAGGGACGGCAAGGCCGAGGAGATCTACATAGTCTGTTCGGGTGAAATGATGGCGATGTATGCAGCCAACAATATCTGCAAAGGTATTATGAAATATGCCCAATCCGGCGGAGTACGGCTCGGCGGACTTATCTGCAACTCAAGGAATGTAGATAACGAAAAGGAAATGATCGAAGAGCTGGCTAAAAAAATCGGCACTCAGATGATCTATTTTGTTCCCCGTGACAATGATGTCCAGCGTGCTGAAATCAACCGGAAGACCGTGATCGAGTGGAAGCCCGACGCCGCTCAGGCCGAAGAGTACCGCGGACTGGCCAAAGCCATTGACGGAAACACCACATTCGTCATACCTAAGCCCCTGGAGATCGAGGAGCTTGAGCAGCTTCTTCTCGATTTTGGACTTCTGGCCGCATAA
- a CDS encoding P-II family nitrogen regulator: MKEVIAIVRMNKMNETKAALTEAGIDAFFAHEAQSRGLGFVNRKLVKGAEEGFEEAAALLGEKGKLYPKRMLTVVVDDAEVKEVIEAIIGSNRTGKPGDGKIFVLPVGNAVRVRTGETGSASIG, from the coding sequence ATGAAAGAAGTCATCGCGATCGTCCGCATGAACAAGATGAACGAAACCAAAGCGGCCCTGACCGAAGCCGGCATAGATGCATTTTTCGCCCACGAAGCCCAGAGTCGAGGGCTTGGCTTTGTCAACCGCAAGCTGGTCAAGGGGGCCGAAGAAGGCTTTGAAGAAGCTGCGGCTCTCCTTGGTGAAAAAGGCAAACTGTACCCAAAGCGCATGTTGACGGTGGTCGTCGATGACGCCGAGGTAAAAGAAGTGATAGAAGCCATAATCGGCTCTAACCGCACCGGCAAGCCAGGCGACGGCAAAATTTTCGTTCTTCCGGTTGGCAACGCTGTTCGCGTAAGGACCGGCGAAACGGGATCAGCATCCATAGGTTAA
- a CDS encoding ammonium transporter, with protein sequence MKPKTYWGGAAFFAVLAAGFPALAEDGSLGDTVIHLAYSIDTFYFLMSGALVMWMAAGFAMLEAGLVRGKNTVEILTKNVALYSIACIMYMVVGYNIMYGDGNGVIPGLSFFLGPDNGVDDVLASGGATYYSKMSDFFFQVVFVATAMSIVSGAVAERMKLWAFLIFAVVMTGFIYPVQGYWKWGGGFLDGLGFLDFAGSGVVHLCGASAAIAGVLLLGPRAGKYVKERINAIPGANLPLATLGTFILWLGWFGFNGGSELKISNIEEANAVAMVFVNTNTAAAGGLVAALLFSRAWFGKADLTMALNGALAGLVAITAEPLTPSPLLATIVGAIGGLIVVAAIVFIDKAKIDDPVGAISVHGVVGIWGLLAVSFTNPEGSIVAQLIGIVVIFTWVFGTSFITWLIIKAVMGIRVSEEEELEGCDISECGLDAYPEFTKD encoded by the coding sequence ATGAAACCTAAAACCTATTGGGGCGGGGCCGCTTTTTTCGCAGTTCTGGCTGCCGGATTTCCGGCTTTGGCGGAGGATGGAAGTCTTGGCGATACCGTGATACATCTCGCCTATTCGATTGATACCTTCTACTTTCTCATGTCCGGTGCGCTGGTCATGTGGATGGCGGCAGGTTTTGCCATGCTGGAGGCTGGTCTTGTGCGTGGCAAGAACACCGTCGAGATACTAACCAAAAACGTGGCGCTCTATTCCATCGCCTGCATCATGTATATGGTTGTCGGCTACAACATCATGTATGGTGACGGCAATGGCGTCATTCCGGGTCTCAGCTTCTTCCTCGGTCCCGACAATGGTGTCGATGATGTCCTGGCCAGCGGCGGAGCGACCTACTATTCCAAGATGTCTGATTTCTTCTTTCAGGTTGTCTTTGTGGCCACGGCAATGTCGATTGTCTCCGGTGCCGTTGCCGAACGCATGAAGCTTTGGGCTTTTCTGATCTTTGCCGTGGTGATGACCGGCTTTATCTACCCAGTCCAGGGATACTGGAAGTGGGGCGGCGGTTTTCTCGACGGTCTGGGGTTTCTCGATTTTGCCGGATCCGGCGTCGTACATCTCTGCGGAGCCTCGGCCGCTATTGCCGGAGTACTGCTGCTTGGTCCCCGAGCAGGAAAATATGTTAAGGAAAGAATAAATGCCATCCCCGGCGCCAACCTGCCGCTGGCGACTCTGGGAACCTTTATCCTCTGGTTAGGCTGGTTCGGATTCAACGGCGGATCCGAATTGAAGATCAGCAACATAGAGGAGGCCAATGCGGTAGCCATGGTTTTTGTCAATACCAATACCGCCGCTGCAGGTGGTCTTGTCGCCGCACTGCTTTTCTCCCGTGCCTGGTTCGGTAAAGCGGATCTCACCATGGCGCTCAACGGGGCTCTTGCCGGGTTGGTGGCTATTACCGCTGAACCGCTTACTCCCAGTCCTCTGCTTGCCACTATAGTCGGTGCTATTGGTGGTCTGATTGTCGTTGCCGCCATCGTCTTCATCGACAAGGCAAAAATCGATGATCCGGTAGGTGCGATTTCCGTGCACGGAGTCGTGGGAATATGGGGGCTTCTCGCCGTTTCCTTTACCAATCCTGAAGGTTCAATCGTTGCCCAGCTCATCGGAATAGTCGTCATCTTCACTTGGGTTTTTGGTACGAGTTTTATCACCTGGCTGATAATCAAGGCCGTTATGGGGATTCGTGTGAGTGAAGAGGAAGAGCTTGAAGGTTGCGATATTTCCGAATGCGGCCTCGATGCCTACCCGGAATTCACCAAAGACTGA